A region from the Triticum urartu cultivar G1812 chromosome 1, Tu2.1, whole genome shotgun sequence genome encodes:
- the LOC125533112 gene encoding uncharacterized protein LOC125533112, translating into MVVPSYPFILYKRRSPHPERTAPSHSSLSSPHSPPPPALSPHSPRSLAPPYPSRSTAPHTTAGLASPQAVGKRKDHYEILGVPKAATAGDINEAYHKRSALKWKEAERGFQRLTTAHKVLSDPLRRPLYDKHLRAEEKLMGKAPPPAASTGVALERVVRTGRKGAALGREVAVAGTGGRQNADRTGGGAKRAGLRSSTGKASGNGKRSRCLTDGATDATGAHASTTSFSTGRSTFEMSVKYTNEYYNEENCSSFDGEPFCPIDHSTFKTAVKYTNEYYTEEKCSSFDGEPFCPTDHSTFMTAVKYANEYYTEENCSSFDGEPFCPTDHSTFKAAVKTMNEYYDEDENLGLCVYEEEGVQDDYGNHAGVGNDDTRVCDDLINGDDVEGGMPYAKYDDCGGGDHNYGDHGGAGNNDDTGVCDDYYDNAAGGFDNGYYDGDAGNGADDWW; encoded by the exons ATGGTTGTGCCTAGCTACCCCTTCATTCTTTATAAG CGCCGCAGCCCTCACCCCGAACGAACCGCCCCCAGCCACTCCTCTCTCTCGTCTCCccactcgccgccgccgccggcgctcTCACCCCACTCGCCGCGCTCGCTCGCCCCGCCCTACCCCAGCCGATCGACCGCACCCCACACCACCGCGGGTCTCGCCTCGCCTCAAGCCGTGGGGAAGAGGAAGGACCACTACGAGATCCTGGGCGTGCCCAAGGCGGCCACCGCCGGCGACATCAACGAGGCGTACCACAAGCGGAGCGCGCTCAAGTGGAAGGAGGCGGAGCGGGGGTTCCAGCGCCTCACCACAGCCCACAAG GTTCTCAGTGACCCGCTGAGGCGCCCGCTCTACGACAAGCACCTGCGCGCCGAGGAGAAGCTCATGGGGaaggcgccgccgccggccgcaTCCACGGGTGTGGCACTGGAAAGGGTGGTACGTACAGGCCGGAAGGGCGCAGCTTTGGGCAGGGAGGTTGCGGTTGCGGGCACCGGCGGCAGGCAAAATGCAGACCGGACGGGCGGAGGCGCCAAGCGTGCGGGCCTTCGAAGCTCAACGGGGAAGGCCAGCGGGAACGGCAAGCGCTCGCGATGCCTAACGGACGGCGCGACAGATGCGACGGGAGCACACGCGTCGACTACGTCCTTTTCCACCGGCCGTAGCACCTTTGAGATG TCTGTGAAGTACACGAATGAGTACTACAATGAGGAGAATTGTTCATCCTTCGACGGCGAGCCATTCTGCCCCATCGACCATAGCACCTTCAAGACG GCCGTGAAATATACGAATGAGTACTACACTGAGGAGAAATGTTCATCCTTCGACGGCGAGCCATTCTGCCCCACTGACCATAGCACCTTCATGACG GCCGTGAAATATGCGAATGAGTACTACACTGAGGAGAACTGTTCATCATTCGACGGCGAGCCATTCTGCCCCACCGACCATAGCACCTTCAAGGCG GCCGTGAAGACCATGAATGAGTACTACGATGAGGATGAGAACCTTGGGTTGTGCGTGTACGAGGAAGAAGGCGTGCAGGATGACTATGGCAACCATGCCGGGGTTGGCAATGATGATACCAGGGTTTGTGATGACCTCATCAACGGTGATGACGTGGAAGGGGGCATGCCGTATGCAAAATACGATGATTGCGGGGGTGGTGATCACAACTATGGCGACCATGGCGGGGCTGGCAATAATGATGATACCGGGGTTTGTGATGACTACTACGACAATGCTGCGGGGGGCTTTGACAATGGCTACTACGATGGTGATGCTGGGAATGGAGCTGATGACTGGTGGTAG